One Brachybacterium kimchii genomic window carries:
- the nrdI gene encoding class Ib ribonucleoside-diphosphate reductase assembly flavoprotein NrdI, with translation MSAVSRQPTPPPTSVVVASPSERLTETDLIYFSSASENTRRFIDKLEVTAARIPLRRGDDSLVALRPFVLITPTYGGGEGTGAVPKQVVTFLNDPRNRGLLQGVIAAGNTNFGAAYGLAGDVISAKCRVPMLYRFELFGTPRDVERVRDGLDGFWHRAPNVAPDTPADEGIDKEDCSR, from the coding sequence ATGAGCGCTGTGTCCCGCCAGCCGACTCCCCCGCCCACTTCTGTGGTCGTGGCATCCCCCAGTGAGCGTCTCACCGAGACGGACCTGATCTACTTCTCGTCCGCCTCGGAGAACACGCGCCGGTTCATCGACAAGCTCGAGGTCACCGCGGCCCGGATTCCGCTGCGCCGAGGCGACGACTCGCTTGTGGCCCTCCGCCCCTTCGTGCTCATCACCCCGACCTACGGCGGTGGGGAAGGCACCGGCGCTGTGCCCAAGCAGGTCGTCACCTTCCTCAACGACCCGCGCAACAGGGGCCTGCTGCAGGGCGTGATCGCCGCAGGGAACACGAACTTCGGTGCCGCCTACGGGCTCGCCGGAGACGTGATCTCCGCGAAGTGCCGGGTGCCCATGCTGTACCGCTTCGAGCTCTTCGGCACGCCACGAGACGTCGAGCGGGTCCGAGATGGCCTGGACGGGTTCTGGCACCGCGCCCCGAACGTCGCCCCCGACACGCCAGCTGATGAAGGAATCGACAAGGAGGACTGCTCACGATGA